A part of Brachybacterium faecium DSM 4810 genomic DNA contains:
- a CDS encoding transcriptional regulator with sigma factor-related N-terminal domain (PFAM: Putative sugar-binding domain), which translates to MTRESRLEALFTAARMYYEEGQTMEAIAGRFAVSRSTVSRMLRDAREAELVQITLRPPDVQRVEELSRRISRQYGVQVHVVPAAPGDDERARLHTVARTGGELLDEMLEPGTTLGIAWGTTMAELLSTVRSRPVPGMRIVQLNGAINVEGSGLTYIATVLARAATRWDATVHQFPVPAFFDYAGTREAMWRERSVQRVLATQREATVAVFSVGAFDAEVPSHVYTHNYLTGEDLRSLRADGAVGDVCTVFLRADGTFRDITMNRRGSGTGPDRLARIPRRLLVASGSRKALPLRAALRAGVATDLVVDEITAASLLALR; encoded by the coding sequence ATGACCCGCGAATCCCGCCTCGAGGCTCTCTTCACGGCTGCACGGATGTACTACGAGGAGGGGCAGACGATGGAGGCGATCGCGGGCCGCTTCGCCGTCTCCCGCTCGACCGTCTCCCGGATGCTGCGCGATGCGCGTGAGGCCGAGCTGGTGCAGATCACGCTGCGCCCGCCGGACGTCCAGCGGGTCGAGGAGCTCTCCCGCCGCATCTCCCGGCAGTACGGGGTGCAGGTGCACGTGGTGCCCGCCGCGCCCGGCGACGATGAGCGCGCGCGGCTGCACACGGTGGCCCGGACGGGCGGGGAGCTGCTCGACGAGATGCTCGAACCGGGCACCACCCTCGGCATCGCCTGGGGCACCACCATGGCCGAGCTGCTGAGCACCGTGCGCTCCCGGCCGGTGCCCGGCATGCGGATCGTGCAGCTCAACGGCGCGATCAACGTCGAGGGCTCCGGGCTCACCTATATCGCCACCGTGCTGGCCCGCGCCGCGACGCGCTGGGATGCGACCGTGCACCAGTTCCCGGTGCCGGCCTTCTTCGACTACGCCGGGACGCGCGAGGCGATGTGGCGCGAGCGCTCGGTGCAGCGGGTGCTGGCCACGCAGCGCGAGGCCACCGTGGCCGTGTTCAGCGTGGGCGCCTTCGACGCCGAGGTGCCCAGCCACGTCTACACCCACAACTACCTCACCGGCGAGGACCTGCGCTCGCTGCGGGCCGACGGGGCCGTCGGGGACGTGTGCACCGTGTTCCTGCGGGCGGACGGCACCTTCCGCGACATCACGATGAACCGGCGCGGCTCCGGCACCGGCCCGGACCGGCTGGCCCGGATCCCGCGGCGCCTGCTGGTCGCCTCCGGCTCCCGCAAGGCGCTGCCCCTGCGCGCCGCCCTGCGCGCCGGCGTCGCCACCGACCTGGTCGTCGACGAGATCACGGCCGCGAGCCTCCTCGCCCTGCGCTGA
- a CDS encoding glycerol-3-phosphate dehydrogenase (PFAM: FAD dependent oxidoreductase), producing the protein MSEQQRSALTPSGRAEHLARLRAATARSPLDVLVVGGGVNGAGAAFDAATRGLSVGLVETHDWASGTSSRSSKLMHGGLRYLQMLDFKLVAEALRERDLLLEHTAPHLVKPIKFVFPFFRKVVDRAFIGSGVMLYDAMQSVGRKRAVPMHRHLLHDKMLEVFPALDGEKAVGALEYYDAQMDDARFVMMLVRSAAQHDAAVANYTTVIDYLHEGEQVIGARVRDEESGEEFDVHARETILAGGVWTQEQQELAGADAGLEVLASKGIHITVARDRIPAVPDTGIITQTEKSVLFIIPWDEYWVIGTTDTPWTRDPRDVGATHDDIDYVLEHANAVLADDLAREDVIGVYSGLRPLLQPVQKNAAGRSSSSTKVSREHTVMEVEPGLTAIAGGKYTTYRVMAEDVVDFAIKDSQPGRPSLTRSVPVIGAQGYQTLVRDKQEIGRRHGFDEIRTDRLLFRYGALLHDVLALIDEDASLGTPLEHAPRYLRAEVLYAVRAEGARHLADVLQRRTRLDYETRDRGVAAADEIAALIAPELGWDEATVQREIAAYREFIDARLAGEATSSDGEAAARIAAAPEVPARS; encoded by the coding sequence GTGTCCGAACAGCAGCGGTCCGCACTCACCCCCTCCGGCCGTGCGGAGCACCTCGCGCGCCTCCGTGCCGCCACCGCCCGGTCGCCGCTGGACGTGCTCGTGGTCGGCGGCGGGGTCAACGGCGCCGGTGCCGCGTTCGACGCCGCCACCCGCGGTCTGTCCGTCGGCCTCGTCGAGACCCACGACTGGGCCTCGGGCACCTCCTCGCGCTCCTCCAAGCTCATGCACGGCGGCCTGCGCTACCTGCAGATGCTCGACTTCAAGCTCGTCGCCGAGGCGCTGCGCGAGCGCGACCTGCTGCTCGAGCACACCGCCCCGCACCTGGTGAAGCCGATCAAGTTCGTCTTCCCGTTCTTCCGCAAGGTCGTGGACCGCGCCTTCATCGGCTCCGGCGTCATGCTCTACGACGCGATGCAGTCCGTGGGCCGCAAGCGGGCCGTGCCCATGCACCGCCACCTCCTGCACGACAAGATGCTCGAGGTGTTCCCGGCTCTGGACGGCGAGAAGGCCGTGGGCGCGCTCGAGTACTACGACGCCCAGATGGATGACGCCCGCTTCGTGATGATGCTGGTGCGCTCCGCCGCGCAGCACGACGCCGCGGTCGCGAACTACACCACCGTCATCGACTACCTCCACGAGGGCGAGCAGGTCATCGGCGCCCGGGTGCGGGACGAGGAGAGCGGCGAGGAGTTCGACGTCCATGCCCGCGAGACCATCCTCGCCGGCGGCGTCTGGACCCAGGAGCAGCAGGAGCTGGCCGGGGCCGATGCCGGGCTCGAGGTGCTCGCCTCCAAGGGCATCCACATCACCGTGGCCCGCGACCGGATCCCCGCCGTGCCGGACACCGGGATCATCACCCAGACCGAGAAGTCGGTGCTGTTCATCATCCCCTGGGACGAGTACTGGGTCATCGGCACCACCGACACCCCCTGGACCCGGGACCCTCGCGACGTGGGCGCCACGCACGACGACATCGACTACGTCCTCGAGCACGCCAACGCCGTGCTCGCCGACGACCTCGCCCGCGAGGACGTCATCGGCGTCTACTCAGGGCTGCGCCCCCTGCTGCAGCCGGTGCAGAAGAACGCCGCGGGCCGCTCCTCGTCCTCCACGAAGGTCTCCCGCGAGCACACCGTGATGGAGGTCGAGCCGGGCCTGACCGCGATCGCGGGCGGCAAGTACACGACCTACCGGGTGATGGCCGAGGACGTCGTCGACTTCGCGATCAAGGACTCCCAGCCCGGCCGCCCCAGCCTCACCCGCTCGGTCCCCGTGATCGGCGCACAGGGCTATCAGACCCTGGTGCGGGACAAGCAGGAGATCGGCCGACGGCACGGGTTCGACGAGATCCGCACCGACCGCCTGCTGTTCCGCTACGGCGCGCTGCTGCACGACGTGCTCGCCCTGATCGACGAGGACGCCTCGCTCGGCACCCCGCTCGAGCACGCGCCGCGCTACCTGCGCGCCGAGGTGCTCTACGCGGTGCGCGCCGAGGGCGCCCGGCACCTGGCCGACGTGCTGCAGCGCCGCACCCGCCTGGACTACGAGACCCGCGACCGCGGCGTCGCGGCCGCCGACGAGATCGCGGCGCTGATCGCGCCCGAGCTCGGCTGGGACGAGGCGACCGTGCAGCGGGAGATCGCTGCGTACCGCGAGTTCATCGACGCGCGGCTGGCGGGGGAGGCGACCTCCTCGGACGGCGAGGCCGCCGCTCGCATCGCCGCCGCCCCGGAGGTGCCCGCCAGGAGCTGA
- a CDS encoding permease, glycerol uptake facilitator (PFAM: Major intrinsic protein~TIGRFAM: MIP family channel proteins) produces MATIFLYEIAGTAMLTLLGGGVVANVVLGKTKGNGGGWLLINFGWGLAVFAGVWTAYKTGAHLNPAVTIGLLANGGGEYADGIPVTAATTIAYFAAEMIGAFLGAVLAWMAYKTHYDQEEDAGAILGSFSTGPEIRSYGWNLVTEIIATFVLVFIIIMFGNTPHGLGPLAVALLVVSIGASLGGPTGYSINPARDLGPRIAHAVLPIPNKGGSDWAYSWVPVLGPLIGGALGGVAAMAF; encoded by the coding sequence ATGGCAACCATCTTCCTGTACGAGATCGCCGGCACGGCGATGCTCACCCTGCTGGGCGGCGGCGTCGTCGCCAACGTCGTCCTCGGCAAGACGAAGGGCAACGGCGGCGGCTGGCTGCTGATCAACTTCGGCTGGGGCCTCGCGGTCTTCGCCGGCGTGTGGACGGCCTACAAGACCGGCGCCCACCTGAACCCCGCCGTCACCATCGGCCTGCTGGCCAACGGCGGCGGCGAGTACGCGGACGGGATCCCCGTCACCGCCGCGACCACGATCGCGTACTTCGCCGCGGAGATGATCGGCGCCTTCCTCGGCGCCGTGCTGGCCTGGATGGCCTACAAGACCCACTACGACCAGGAGGAGGACGCGGGCGCGATCCTGGGCTCCTTCTCGACCGGTCCGGAGATCCGCTCCTATGGCTGGAACCTGGTCACCGAGATCATCGCGACCTTCGTGCTGGTCTTCATCATCATCATGTTCGGCAACACCCCGCACGGGCTCGGCCCGCTCGCGGTCGCCCTGCTGGTGGTCTCGATCGGCGCCTCCCTCGGCGGCCCGACGGGATACTCCATCAACCCCGCCCGCGACCTCGGCCCGCGCATCGCGCACGCCGTGCTGCCGATCCCGAACAAGGGCGGCAGCGACTGGGCATACTCGTGGGTGCCGGTCCTCGGCCCCCTGATCGGCGGCGCGCTCGG